A region from the Hypericibacter adhaerens genome encodes:
- the ligA gene encoding NAD-dependent DNA ligase LigA: MTKKPAAKKAAAVEELTRAQAEAELARLAAEIAHHDQLYHQKDAPEISDAEYDALVARNRAIEKRFPELKRGDSPSARVGAAPASGFAKVTHSRPMLSLDNGFSTEDVTDFLGRIRRFLKLPEDGDIEMVAEPKIDGLSAALTYEDGHFVQGATRGDGTVGEDITRNLATIADLPKQLKGRHQGKLIEVRGEVYMRHVDFQKLNKSREAEGEPVFANPRNAAAGSVRQLDPTITARRPLHFFAYTEGETSGATDDCKTHWAFLERLREWGFTVNPLIERCESEKALLAFYERIGERRAQLDYDIDGVVYKVNRRDWQQRLGFVGRAPRWALAHKFPAERAETRLNQIRIQVGRTGTLTPVAELQPITVGGVVVSRATLHNEDEIERKDIREGDWVIVQRAGDVIPQVVEVVKKRRPRDSKPYRFPQKCPVCGSLAVREIDEAARRCTGGLICSAQAVERLRHFVSRGAADIEGMGEKHIQAFWDEGWLKTPADIYRLHKHRDALLGREGWGEQSVKKLLDAIDARRRIPLDRFIYALGIRQVGDQTAKLLARHYETLASWRDAMIEASQGLEKAAKQSSDELPLDVWQLAASLSPAIRDLDDIEGIGPSVANDIVEFFAEKHNREVLKELEKEIEVQPFKAPKLGNSPVAGKTVVFTGTLETMGRNEAKARAESLGAKVSGSVSSKTDYVVVGADAGSKAKKAAELGVKTLSEQEWLELIGG; the protein is encoded by the coding sequence ATGACGAAGAAGCCCGCGGCGAAGAAGGCGGCGGCGGTCGAGGAGCTGACCCGCGCCCAGGCGGAAGCGGAGCTCGCGCGCCTGGCCGCCGAGATCGCGCATCACGACCAGCTCTATCACCAGAAGGACGCGCCCGAGATCTCGGACGCCGAGTATGACGCGCTGGTGGCCCGCAACCGGGCGATCGAGAAACGCTTCCCGGAACTGAAGCGCGGCGACAGCCCGTCTGCACGCGTCGGCGCGGCACCCGCGAGCGGCTTCGCCAAGGTGACGCACAGCCGCCCGATGCTCTCGCTCGACAACGGCTTCAGCACCGAGGACGTGACGGACTTCCTCGGCCGCATCCGCCGTTTCCTCAAGCTGCCGGAGGACGGCGATATCGAGATGGTGGCCGAGCCCAAGATCGACGGGCTCTCGGCGGCCTTGACCTACGAGGACGGTCATTTCGTCCAGGGCGCCACGCGCGGCGACGGCACGGTGGGCGAGGACATCACGCGCAATCTCGCCACCATTGCCGACCTGCCCAAGCAGCTGAAAGGCCGCCATCAGGGCAAGCTCATCGAGGTGCGCGGCGAAGTCTATATGCGCCACGTCGATTTTCAGAAGCTCAACAAGAGCCGCGAGGCCGAAGGCGAGCCGGTCTTCGCCAATCCCCGCAACGCCGCCGCCGGCAGCGTGCGCCAGCTCGACCCCACCATCACCGCCCGACGGCCGCTGCATTTCTTCGCCTATACCGAGGGCGAGACCAGCGGCGCCACCGACGACTGCAAGACCCATTGGGCCTTCCTCGAGCGCCTGCGGGAATGGGGCTTCACCGTCAATCCGCTGATCGAGCGCTGCGAGAGCGAAAAGGCGCTGCTCGCCTTCTATGAGCGGATCGGCGAGCGGCGCGCGCAGCTCGACTACGACATCGACGGCGTCGTCTACAAGGTGAACCGCCGCGACTGGCAGCAGCGGCTGGGCTTCGTCGGCAGGGCGCCGCGCTGGGCGCTGGCCCACAAGTTCCCGGCCGAGCGCGCCGAGACCCGGCTCAACCAGATCCGCATCCAGGTCGGCCGCACCGGCACCCTGACGCCGGTGGCCGAGCTCCAGCCGATCACGGTCGGCGGCGTCGTGGTCTCGCGCGCGACGCTCCATAACGAGGACGAGATCGAGCGCAAGGATATCCGCGAGGGCGACTGGGTCATCGTGCAGCGGGCCGGCGACGTGATCCCGCAGGTGGTCGAGGTCGTCAAGAAAAGGCGGCCCCGGGATTCGAAGCCTTATCGGTTTCCGCAAAAATGCCCGGTCTGCGGCAGCCTGGCGGTGCGCGAGATCGACGAGGCCGCGCGCCGCTGCACCGGCGGACTGATCTGCTCGGCGCAGGCCGTCGAGCGGCTGCGCCATTTCGTCAGCCGCGGCGCCGCGGATATCGAGGGGATGGGCGAGAAGCATATCCAGGCGTTCTGGGACGAGGGCTGGCTCAAGACGCCGGCCGACATCTACCGCCTGCACAAGCACCGTGACGCGCTGCTCGGGCGCGAAGGCTGGGGCGAGCAGTCGGTCAAGAAGCTCCTGGACGCGATCGACGCGCGCCGCCGGATCCCCCTCGATCGCTTCATCTATGCGCTGGGCATCCGCCAGGTCGGCGACCAGACCGCGAAGCTCCTGGCCCGGCATTACGAGACCCTGGCCAGCTGGCGGGACGCCATGATCGAGGCGAGCCAAGGCCTGGAGAAGGCCGCGAAGCAATCGAGCGACGAGTTGCCGCTCGACGTCTGGCAGCTGGCCGCGAGCCTCAGCCCTGCCATCCGCGATCTCGACGATATCGAGGGCATCGGCCCCTCGGTCGCCAACGACATCGTGGAGTTCTTCGCCGAGAAGCATAACCGCGAGGTGCTGAAGGAGCTGGAGAAGGAGATCGAGGTCCAGCCCTTCAAGGCGCCCAAGCTCGGCAACTCGCCGGTGGCGGGCAAGACCGTGGTCTTCACCGGCACGCTCGAGACCATGGGCCGCAACGAGGCCAAGGCCCGGGCCGAATCGCTCGGCGCCAAGGTCTCGGGCTCGGTCTCCAGCAAGACCGACTATGTCGTGGTCGGCGCCGATGCCGGCTCCAAGGCCAAGAAGGCCGCCGAGCTCGGCGTCAAGACGCTGAGCGAGCAGGAGTGGCTCGAGCTCATCGGCGGGTGA
- the recN gene encoding DNA repair protein RecN, giving the protein MLVGLAIRDVVLIDRLDLSFAPGLSVLTGETGAGKSILLDSLGLALGERADAGLLRPGAEQASVTAEFDLPASHPANALLAEQGLAVEPALILRRQLGRDGRSRAFVNDEPVSVGLLKRLGETLVEIASQASQSGLMDSATHRDLLDAFGSLRAASRQAAAHWQDWQRAKAAREAAEARLAAARRDEEFLRHAVTELAALRPEAGEETALANERSMLMNREKLGEALTGALTAISGDGSADERLAQAQRRLDRIAEKAGDALQPVLAALDRAASELAEAVHALQSVAAALDADPGRLEKVEERLFALREQARKHNRAVEALPALLAEMEAQLEALDDQSGGLAELGRREADAGAAYRKSAEALSKGRGDAARKLDRRVNAELAPLKLEKALFRTRLEALPDAQWGPNGLERVHFEIATMPGAEPGPLGKVASGGELSRLMLALRVVLAGSDPVSTLIFDEVDAGVGGATAAAVGARLKRLADDLQVIVVTHSPQVAALGSHHWRVHKTLGKSPRTEVEPLDDRGRREEIARMLSGAKVTDEARAAADRLMAGTA; this is encoded by the coding sequence ATGCTGGTCGGCCTCGCCATCCGCGATGTCGTTCTGATCGACCGGCTCGATCTCTCCTTTGCGCCGGGCCTCTCCGTGCTGACCGGCGAGACCGGCGCCGGCAAGTCGATCCTGCTGGATTCGCTGGGACTGGCGCTGGGCGAGCGGGCCGATGCCGGCCTGCTGCGCCCCGGCGCCGAGCAGGCCAGCGTCACCGCCGAGTTCGATCTGCCCGCCTCCCACCCCGCCAATGCGCTGCTGGCCGAGCAGGGGCTGGCGGTCGAGCCGGCGCTCATCCTGCGCCGCCAGCTCGGCCGCGACGGGCGCAGCCGCGCCTTCGTCAATGACGAGCCGGTCAGCGTCGGGCTGCTCAAGCGCCTGGGCGAGACCCTGGTCGAGATCGCGAGCCAGGCGAGCCAGAGCGGGCTGATGGATTCGGCGACCCACCGCGACCTGCTGGACGCCTTCGGAAGCTTGCGCGCCGCCTCGCGCCAGGCGGCGGCCCATTGGCAGGACTGGCAGAGGGCGAAGGCCGCGCGCGAGGCGGCCGAAGCGCGGCTGGCGGCGGCGCGCCGCGACGAGGAATTCCTGCGCCACGCCGTGACCGAGCTGGCGGCGCTCAGGCCCGAAGCCGGCGAGGAGACGGCGCTCGCCAACGAGCGCAGCATGCTGATGAACCGCGAGAAGCTGGGCGAGGCGCTCACCGGCGCGCTGACAGCCATCAGCGGCGACGGCAGCGCCGACGAGCGGCTGGCCCAGGCGCAGCGACGGCTCGACCGTATCGCCGAGAAGGCGGGCGACGCGCTGCAGCCGGTGCTGGCGGCGCTCGACCGCGCAGCCAGCGAGCTCGCCGAGGCGGTGCATGCGCTCCAGAGCGTGGCGGCGGCGCTCGATGCCGATCCGGGCCGGCTCGAGAAGGTCGAGGAACGGCTCTTCGCGCTGCGCGAGCAGGCGCGCAAGCATAACCGCGCAGTCGAGGCCCTGCCCGCCCTGCTGGCGGAGATGGAGGCCCAGCTCGAGGCGCTCGACGACCAGTCGGGCGGGCTCGCGGAACTGGGCCGGCGCGAGGCCGACGCCGGCGCCGCCTATCGCAAGTCGGCCGAGGCCCTGTCCAAGGGCCGCGGCGACGCCGCGCGCAAGCTCGACCGCCGTGTCAATGCCGAGCTGGCGCCCCTCAAGCTGGAGAAGGCGCTGTTCCGCACCCGGCTGGAGGCGCTGCCCGACGCGCAATGGGGTCCGAACGGCCTGGAGCGGGTGCATTTCGAGATCGCGACCATGCCCGGCGCCGAGCCCGGCCCCCTGGGCAAGGTCGCCTCGGGCGGCGAGCTGTCGCGGCTGATGCTGGCGCTGCGCGTGGTGCTCGCCGGCAGCGATCCGGTCTCGACCCTCATCTTCGACGAGGTCGATGCCGGCGTGGGCGGCGCCACCGCCGCGGCCGTGGGCGCCCGGCTCAAGCGCCTGGCGGACGATCTGCAGGTGATCGTCGTCACCCATTCGCCACAGGTGGCGGCCCTGGGCAGCCACCATTGGCGGGTGCATAAGACCCTGGGCAAGAGCCCGCGCACCGAGGTCGAGCCGCTCGACGATCGGGGCCGGCGCGAGGAGATCGCGCGCATGCTCTCCGGCGCCAAGGTGACCGACGAGGCCCGGGCCGCCGCCGACCGGCTGATGGCAGGAACCGCATGA
- a CDS encoding outer membrane protein assembly factor BamD — MPTPIFSRRPALAALVLLAGLALGACSSDEPQVPDQPPEVLYNQGYDLIQTGQYKQAAKMFDEVERQHPYSTWATQAQLMSAYAHYVNNEYDDAIIGVEHFLDLHPGHRNAPYAYYLKALCYYEQIVDVGRDQKNTELALQSLAEVVARFPNTDYARDASLKLDLTRDHLAGKEMEIGRYYETRGQWVAAINRFRTVIERFQTTTHVPEALSRLVECYLALGVNDEAQTAGAVLGYNFPGSDWYQDSYALLTSHDLEPERKEGSWLNAIF; from the coding sequence ATGCCGACCCCGATCTTTTCCCGCCGGCCCGCGCTGGCCGCTCTCGTTCTCCTGGCCGGCCTCGCGCTCGGCGCCTGCAGCTCGGACGAACCCCAGGTCCCCGATCAACCGCCCGAGGTGCTCTACAACCAGGGCTACGATCTGATCCAGACCGGCCAGTACAAGCAGGCCGCGAAGATGTTCGACGAGGTCGAGCGGCAGCATCCCTACTCGACCTGGGCCACCCAGGCGCAGCTGATGTCGGCCTACGCGCACTACGTCAACAACGAGTATGACGACGCCATCATCGGGGTGGAGCATTTCCTCGACCTCCATCCCGGCCATCGCAACGCGCCCTACGCCTACTACCTCAAGGCGCTCTGCTATTACGAGCAGATCGTCGACGTCGGCCGCGACCAGAAGAACACCGAGCTGGCGCTGCAGAGCCTGGCCGAGGTGGTGGCCCGCTTCCCCAACACCGACTATGCGCGCGACGCCTCGCTCAAGCTCGACCTGACCCGCGACCATCTGGCCGGCAAGGAGATGGAGATCGGCCGCTATTACGAGACGCGCGGCCAGTGGGTCGCGGCGATCAACCGGTTCCGCACCGTCATCGAGCGCTTCCAGACCACCACCCATGTGCCGGAGGCCCTGTCGCGCCTGGTCGAATGCTATCTGGCGCTGGGCGTCAACGACGAAGCCCAGACCGCCGGCGCGGTGCTGGGCTATAACTTCCCTGGCAGCGACTGGTATCAGGACTCCTACGCGCTCCTGACGAGTCACGATCTGGAACCGGAGCGCAAGGAAGGTTCCTGGCTCAACGCCATCTTCTGA
- the lpxC gene encoding UDP-3-O-acyl-N-acetylglucosamine deacetylase, with protein MPDISTGFAGIGHQRTLCNSVSCSGIGLHSGRPVRMTIHPAPAGSGIRFRRTDLSGDKAIIAADWRQVCDLPLCTALSNEAGTRVATVEHVLAALSACGVDNAEIAVDAPELPIMDGSAAPFLFLIECAGTVPQPSPRRAIAVRKTVMIEDAERRVALHPADAFTVAIEVDYGPGNLSPQSYCGRVTADGFRAEIARARTYGFLADAEALRAAGLARGASLDNAVVVSDGKVLNEGGLRYANELARHKALDVIGDMALAGAPLKARFEGRRSGHRLHHRLLAALFADSEAWDWAPILEEQPSRATAAE; from the coding sequence ATGCCCGACATATCGACCGGCTTCGCTGGCATTGGACACCAGCGTACGCTGTGCAACAGCGTCAGCTGCTCCGGAATCGGGTTGCATAGCGGGCGTCCCGTCCGCATGACCATCCATCCGGCGCCGGCCGGCAGCGGCATCCGGTTCCGACGCACCGATCTCAGCGGCGACAAGGCGATCATCGCCGCGGATTGGCGGCAGGTCTGCGATCTGCCGCTCTGCACCGCCCTCAGCAACGAAGCCGGAACGCGCGTGGCCACGGTCGAGCATGTGCTGGCCGCGCTGTCGGCTTGCGGCGTCGACAATGCCGAGATCGCGGTCGATGCGCCCGAGCTGCCGATCATGGATGGCAGCGCCGCCCCCTTCCTGTTCCTGATCGAATGCGCCGGCACCGTCCCGCAGCCGTCGCCGCGCCGCGCCATCGCCGTGCGCAAGACCGTGATGATCGAGGATGCCGAGCGCCGCGTGGCGCTCCATCCGGCCGATGCGTTCACCGTCGCGATCGAGGTCGATTACGGTCCCGGCAACCTCTCGCCCCAGAGCTATTGCGGCCGGGTCACCGCCGACGGGTTCAGGGCCGAGATCGCCCGGGCCCGCACCTATGGATTCCTCGCCGATGCCGAGGCGCTCAGGGCCGCCGGCCTGGCCCGGGGCGCGTCGCTCGACAACGCGGTCGTGGTGTCGGACGGCAAGGTGCTGAACGAGGGCGGCCTGCGCTATGCCAACGAGCTCGCCCGCCACAAGGCGCTCGACGTGATCGGCGACATGGCGCTCGCCGGCGCGCCGCTCAAGGCCCGCTTCGAAGGCCGGCGCTCGGGCCACAGGCTGCATCACCGGCTGCTGGCGGCCCTCTTTGCCGACTCCGAGGCTTGGGACTGGGCCCCGATTCTCGAGGAACAGCCCTCGCGGGCCACCGCCGCCGAGTAG
- the ftsZ gene encoding cell division protein FtsZ produces MTLNLSLPNNPHEIKPRITVIGVGGAGGNAVSNMIRSNLEGVEFIIANTDAQALAQSQCARRIQLGHGITQGLGAGSRPDIGRAAAEESIDSVIEELAGSNMVFITAGMGGGTGTGAAPVVARAAREHGILTVGVVTKPFHFEGLHRMRLADSGIQELQQYVDTLIIIPNQNLFRIATEKTTFADAFAMADQVLYSGVRGVTDLMVMPGLINLDFADIRSVMTEMGKAMMGTGEAEGEGRAVTAAERAISNPLLDDVSMKGARGVLINITGGPDMTLFEVDEAATRIREEVDPEANIIFGSTFDQNLTGKIRISVVATGIEAAGQVMPRPVSLSLVAAGGRVVSTPAHQPAEAPPVLRAERREMEVPAAVMSAQPATAGALAMAMETQPAMQVPKPVPPMTMPVMTAPAAQPQTDAGMSLAFDLAGTAAPTVASPAPTMAAPAPTMAPAPQMPAPRPAEERPFIAPAPVERAAAPAPRPAMPPMTPSMPSPTMTPPAMTAPAAQTMAASAARSGAAPAAPEAPRRGTNLFARVTGTGGLFGRAPKVDAAMPPTPVAAPAAPAPAPAPRLQAPAMPAQPVVQPRPAATQPAAAGDAQQRLSGLDPKDRIAPTRAEEEFFEIPAFLRRQAN; encoded by the coding sequence ATGACGTTGAACCTGTCTCTGCCGAACAACCCGCATGAGATCAAGCCGCGCATCACCGTGATCGGTGTCGGCGGCGCCGGCGGCAATGCCGTCAGCAACATGATCCGCTCGAACCTCGAGGGGGTCGAATTCATCATCGCCAACACCGACGCCCAGGCGCTCGCCCAGTCGCAATGCGCGCGCCGCATCCAGCTCGGCCATGGCATCACCCAGGGTCTGGGCGCGGGCTCGCGTCCCGACATCGGCCGCGCCGCGGCCGAGGAATCGATCGACAGCGTGATCGAGGAGCTGGCCGGCTCGAACATGGTGTTCATCACCGCCGGCATGGGCGGCGGCACCGGCACCGGGGCCGCTCCCGTCGTGGCCCGCGCCGCGCGCGAGCACGGCATCCTGACCGTCGGCGTCGTCACCAAGCCGTTCCACTTCGAAGGCCTGCACCGGATGCGGCTCGCCGACAGCGGCATCCAGGAACTGCAGCAATATGTCGACACGCTGATCATCATCCCGAACCAGAACCTGTTCCGGATCGCGACCGAGAAGACCACCTTCGCCGACGCCTTCGCGATGGCCGACCAGGTGCTCTATTCGGGCGTGCGCGGCGTCACCGACCTGATGGTGATGCCGGGCCTGATCAATCTCGACTTCGCCGACATCCGCTCGGTCATGACCGAGATGGGCAAGGCGATGATGGGCACCGGCGAGGCCGAGGGCGAAGGCCGGGCCGTGACCGCGGCCGAGCGGGCGATCTCCAACCCGCTGCTCGACGACGTCTCGATGAAGGGCGCCCGCGGCGTCCTCATCAACATCACCGGCGGCCCGGACATGACCCTGTTCGAGGTCGACGAGGCGGCAACCCGCATCCGCGAGGAAGTCGATCCCGAGGCCAATATCATCTTCGGCTCGACCTTCGACCAGAACCTCACCGGCAAGATCCGCATTTCGGTGGTGGCGACCGGCATCGAGGCCGCAGGCCAGGTGATGCCGCGTCCGGTCAGCCTCAGCCTCGTCGCGGCCGGCGGCCGCGTCGTCAGCACGCCGGCCCATCAGCCGGCCGAGGCGCCGCCGGTGCTGCGTGCCGAACGCCGCGAGATGGAGGTTCCCGCCGCCGTCATGAGCGCTCAGCCCGCGACGGCCGGTGCCTTGGCCATGGCGATGGAAACCCAGCCGGCGATGCAGGTGCCGAAACCGGTTCCGCCGATGACGATGCCGGTCATGACGGCACCGGCTGCCCAGCCGCAGACCGACGCGGGCATGTCGCTCGCCTTCGATCTCGCGGGCACGGCGGCACCGACCGTCGCGAGCCCGGCGCCGACGATGGCGGCTCCGGCACCGACGATGGCCCCGGCACCGCAAATGCCGGCGCCCCGTCCGGCCGAGGAACGGCCCTTCATCGCGCCGGCCCCGGTCGAACGGGCGGCGGCACCGGCACCCCGTCCGGCCATGCCGCCCATGACCCCGTCGATGCCCTCGCCGACCATGACCCCGCCCGCCATGACGGCCCCGGCGGCACAGACCATGGCGGCATCCGCGGCCCGTTCCGGCGCCGCGCCCGCGGCACCGGAAGCGCCGCGTCGCGGCACGAACCTGTTCGCACGGGTGACGGGCACCGGCGGCTTGTTTGGTCGGGCGCCCAAAGTAGACGCGGCGATGCCGCCGACACCGGTTGCGGCTCCCGCTGCTCCGGCGCCGGCGCCGGCACCGCGTCTGCAAGCGCCCGCCATGCCTGCCCAGCCGGTTGTGCAGCCTCGCCCGGCCGCAACCCAACCGGCGGCGGCCGGCGACGCGCAGCAGCGTCTGTCGGGCCTGGATCCCAAGGACCGCATCGCACCGACGCGGGCGGAGGAGGAGTTCTTCGAAATCCCCGCGTTCCTTCGTCGGCAAGCCAATTAA
- the ftsA gene encoding cell division protein FtsA has protein sequence MASRSGTVAALDVGTSKICCFIARLEEDGRPRVTGIGHQVSRGVRGGAIVDMEQAEAVILGAVHAAEEMAGETIHEVIVNLSGGYPASQTVGVEVQIAGHEIGDGDLRRVLEQGGMLDAQGERRLIHSIPIRYSIDGSSGIRDPRGMFGEKLGVDMHVVTAQAGAVRNLTSCIARCHLEIGALVVSPYAAGLATLVDDERDLGVTVIDMGGGATTLSVFFDGNVVYTDIVPVGGAHVTNDIARGLSTPLAHAERLKTLYGNCMLSPSDEREMITVPLVGEEDAVEGNTIARSMLVGIIQPRLEETFELVRQRLEQSGFDKIAGRRVVLTGGASQLAGLRELASAILDKQVRMGRPIRIAGLAEATGGPAFATAAGLLVYAQQSALRLPRTESRYATQQGEAAGFIGRLGNWLRVNF, from the coding sequence ATGGCGTCGCGCAGCGGGACGGTCGCGGCACTCGATGTCGGGACCAGCAAGATCTGCTGCTTCATCGCGCGGCTGGAGGAAGACGGCCGCCCGCGGGTGACCGGCATCGGCCACCAGGTGTCGCGCGGCGTGCGCGGCGGCGCCATCGTCGACATGGAACAGGCCGAGGCGGTGATCCTCGGCGCGGTCCATGCCGCCGAGGAGATGGCGGGCGAGACCATCCATGAGGTGATCGTCAATCTCTCGGGCGGCTATCCGGCCTCGCAGACGGTGGGCGTCGAGGTCCAGATCGCCGGCCACGAGATCGGCGACGGCGACCTCCGGCGCGTGCTGGAACAGGGCGGCATGCTCGACGCCCAGGGCGAGCGCCGGCTGATCCATTCGATCCCGATCCGCTACTCGATCGACGGCAGCAGCGGCATCCGCGATCCGCGCGGCATGTTCGGCGAGAAGCTCGGCGTCGACATGCATGTCGTGACCGCGCAGGCGGGCGCCGTGCGCAACCTGACGAGCTGCATCGCCCGCTGCCATCTCGAGATCGGCGCGCTGGTGGTCTCGCCTTATGCCGCCGGCCTCGCCACGCTGGTCGACGACGAGCGCGACCTGGGCGTGACCGTGATCGACATGGGCGGCGGCGCCACCACCCTCTCCGTCTTCTTCGACGGCAACGTCGTCTATACCGACATCGTCCCCGTGGGCGGCGCCCATGTGACCAACGACATCGCGCGCGGGCTCTCGACGCCGCTCGCCCATGCCGAGCGGCTCAAGACGCTCTACGGCAACTGCATGCTCTCGCCCTCCGACGAGCGCGAGATGATCACCGTGCCGCTGGTCGGCGAGGAAGACGCGGTCGAGGGCAACACCATCGCCCGCTCGATGCTGGTCGGCATCATCCAGCCGCGCCTCGAGGAGACCTTCGAGCTGGTGCGCCAGCGCCTGGAGCAGAGCGGCTTCGACAAGATCGCCGGACGGCGCGTCGTGCTCACCGGCGGCGCCTCGCAGCTGGCGGGCCTGCGCGAGCTGGCCTCGGCCATCCTCGACAAGCAGGTGCGCATGGGCCGCCCGATCCGCATCGCAGGGCTCGCCGAGGCGACGGGCGGTCCCGCCTTCGCCACCGCTGCCGGCCTGCTCGTCTATGCGCAGCAATCGGCGCTCCGGCTGCCGCGCACCGAATCGCGTTACGCAACCCAACAAGGAGAGGCCGCCGGCTTCATCGGCCGGCTGGGCAACTGGCTCCGTGTCAATTTTTGA
- a CDS encoding cell division protein FtsQ/DivIB, producing the protein MRRVTAKPRASQPRAKAKPRRDPRSLRRQRLQRQAAIGAVLLAIAGAGWMLWPSEWIQRQGTTLGDGMVTLSGHLGLTLQSVTVDGREQTPPEELLAAIGADRGTPILALDPAAIRARVENLPWVKSASVHRGLDGNLKVHIDEFAPFALWQRDGKFYLVDREGEAIAASDPGRFSQLLVLVGDNAPQHASDLVAMLGLEPELKARVKAAVWVGDRRWNLRLDNGVDVKLPETNPTAAWLQLARLEREQGLLKRDLSTIDLRLPDRMVVRLAPGSEPAAAKPTAPGSDT; encoded by the coding sequence ATGCGACGCGTGACCGCCAAGCCCCGCGCTTCCCAGCCGCGCGCCAAGGCGAAGCCGCGGCGCGATCCGCGCAGCCTGCGCCGGCAGCGCCTCCAGCGCCAGGCCGCGATCGGTGCCGTGCTGCTCGCGATCGCCGGCGCCGGCTGGATGCTGTGGCCTTCCGAATGGATCCAGCGCCAGGGCACGACGCTCGGCGACGGCATGGTGACGCTCTCCGGCCATCTGGGCCTGACGCTGCAGAGCGTCACGGTCGATGGCCGCGAGCAGACGCCGCCCGAGGAGCTGCTGGCCGCGATCGGCGCCGATCGCGGCACGCCGATCCTGGCGCTCGATCCCGCGGCGATCCGCGCCCGCGTCGAGAATCTGCCCTGGGTCAAGAGCGCCAGCGTGCATCGCGGGCTCGACGGCAATCTCAAGGTTCATATCGACGAGTTCGCGCCCTTCGCGCTGTGGCAGCGCGACGGCAAGTTCTATCTGGTGGATCGCGAGGGCGAGGCCATCGCCGCCTCCGACCCCGGCCGCTTCAGCCAGCTCCTGGTGCTGGTCGGCGACAACGCCCCGCAGCATGCGTCCGACCTGGTGGCGATGCTGGGGCTCGAGCCCGAGCTCAAGGCGCGGGTCAAGGCCGCGGTCTGGGTCGGCGACCGGCGCTGGAACCTGCGGCTCGACAACGGTGTCGACGTGAAGCTGCCCGAGACCAATCCGACGGCCGCGTGGCTCCAGCTGGCGCGCCTCGAGCGCGAGCAGGGCCTGCTCAAGCGCGATCTTTCGACCATCGATCTCAGACTGCCCGACCGCATGGTGGTGCGGCTGGCGCCGGGCTCGGAGCCCGCGGCCGCCAAGCCCACGGCGCCCGGGAGCGACACATGA